The DNA segment CAGCCCCCCAACGCTGCCCGCTGCGCCCCCGCAGGGCCCAGCCAGATGTCAGCTGCAGTTATTAGCATGGGCGGGAGACACAGGCCTGGCAGAGTGCCTGCCAGACTCCGTGGCCACTGGAATCTCCCTTGagcctggggcgggggaggggagtgagCGTTCAAataagaggaggaggggaggggggtacCCAGGGGTCACAAGGACCCTCCAAAGATGGGGACACCCCCAGCTCTTCATGGGACCTTCCTCCCCAAGGCCACTGCTCTgctggacttccccctgcccccacagagctcagtttctcttttgcctctttcattttccttccctccacaCTTGGTGAGCTCTGTGTCTGCCCTATGAAGGCTAGCTAGcccttctctctcagcctctttcTACCCTAAAGAAACTTCATGCTCTCCAAAGAcagaggtctctctctctctctctccctcggagaaagacagagaggttGAGATGTGGCgggagtggagaggaagagaCTGAGCTTCTCACCTCTGGTTCTAGTGGCTCATATCCTATCTGCTTGGAAGTCTCACCTTAGGTCTAACTAGAAGCCTCATCATCGAAACCTTCACTCAttcctggggaaggggctctGGAGGGGTTCTTTCAGATTCTCCCCTTGGATTTTCAGGTCCCTTCTGTCTGGAGAGGAGGAATGCCCTCAGATGAGGGGGTGGATCCCCCCTTTAGGTATTCTGAATGGTGAGgagaccccacccccacacacacgaAAACAGGAGTAGGGCCTCTCACGCACATGAGTGAAAGAGGGGGCACCCCAGCCCCTAGAGACGAATGTGGGGAAGGACCCCAGACCTCCTGACAGAAAGCAAGGGCACCCTGCTCGAGGTACAAGGCAGCCGTGCCAGCCCACCAAGGCGCCGGGGTCGCCTCGAGGCATTGGCCCGCCCCTTCCACGCCCTGTCGGGTCGGGCCGGGGGCGAAGTCCGACCCAGGCCCGCGGGCAGGCGGGGACCTGCCAGGCTGGGTCGGGCCGGGCAGGGCCTGGCAGGACGTAGCTCCAGAGCGGCTGGGTGGGGCCGGGCCAGGCGGCCGTGGGGGCCCCGGGGGCGGCGACCGGGGCTGGTCGGGACTAGCCGTTCGGGGGCCCTGGCGCGCCCTGGGACCTGGCAGATACCCGGGCTCCCGGCTGCAGGCCGGGGGCCCCAGGACAGGGCTGACCACACCCCTTCCTGTGCCCTAATATGGGCGTCGAGGAGAGACTCCGggggccgccccgcccccagTCCTGCCCGCGGACTCCAGCCTGTTGCCAAGGCGACCAGGCCCCGCTCCCCGTGAGTCCCCCTCTGTCGGGCCAATGGAATCGTCCCCGGACCGCCAGCCTCCACAATCGCCTGCCGGCGCCGAGGGCTGAACCATTGTTGGGTGGGGGTCGGTGACTGGAGGCCTCAGCAGCTGGGCGTGTTCGGCGCACCCTCGTCTCCTGGGGGTCTCAAGCCTAGGTTCCTCTTCCGAGGCTCTGAACGCAGCTGGACCCAGGGTGGGGCGCATGGTCCCGTAGGATTCGAGTGACGGAGGCAGGGCCGGGCTCCTTCCCCCGGGGCTGTTGCCACACTTCCTGCCGCAGCGCTCTTTCCCCAGCCTGTTTCTAAGGAAGGAGTGGGGTTGGGCGACCGCGCCCCGGCCGTCGGGCTGGGTCTAGGCACCAGGAGCCGACACGGTATCAGTCAAGCCCTGGGTCACTGGGGGAGGGCTTTGAGGTGGGAACAGAGTATACAGGCACCTAGAGTTCACCCACGAGAAGGGGTGCCGATCATGGAAGATCCAGCAGTCCTTGTCCCCAGGATCCACAAAGACCCCTCCTTCTTTTATGTCTCAACCGGGCACCCTCTGTCAGTGTCATCTCAGCTCTGAAGGAGTGCCCTGACCTTTCTAATTATCCTTCATCGGGGCTTCAAAGGTGAGCCCAGTGACCCCCCAACCTCTGACAGTGTCCCAATCTTCTACTCCACGTATTTTCCTTGACTCAGTATACCCCAGGACCCTCACCCACTCTCTGCATATCTAGATTCCCCTAATTCTTTCCCATTCCCACTTGTGGGGGACTCAGTCTCTCCCAGGGACTCCAGGACCCCTACTCATTTTTTTGCATAGTGGGGTTCTCCAGCCACTCCCGTGTACCCCTTTGGTCTCTCCTCCTCACTTTTCCTGGGGTCAGTTCCTCCCGTGAAAATTCCAGTCCTTTAACCCTTCTGGACTCAGGACAACTACTCAATTCCTGAGTCAGGCGTCTCCCTACCCTTCCTGGGGCTACCCTGCTTAGCTCTCCTGTCTCTCCTTTGCGGGATCTCTCAGTGCATTCtcagccctccagcccctctgggaTACTCCGGATCCCTCAGGCCTTCAGCGCGCCCTCCAGGACcaccccctcaacacacacacacttgctctGTACCAGTTCCTCCTAACCCTCATTGCGTATTCCAGGGAAATTATCGGCCTCCCTGGAGCCTCTCCCCGTGTGTCTCAGACCTCTCCAGCACCCCCTTCGTTGTGCACCCCAGGGTCCCCTgagcccctccccctgcagccttGCCGAGCCACCCAGCCCGTGGCCGCTGTTTACAAGGACACGCGCTTCCTGACAGTGACGCGAGccgcctcctccccttccccacgcTCCAGGAGGGGGGCGCGGGGGCCTGGCTCCGGCGACGGCCAATCGGAGTGCACTTCCGCAGCTGACAATCGCCGTATAAAGGCTTGTGGCTCCGGCTGAGCGGCTGGGACCTTGAGCGCGGCCAGGCCACCATCGGAGCCAGCTGGGAGCAGGGAGCAAGGGGGAAGCGACACCAAGAAAGCGAGCGCACTAGAGAGGGGTAGGGGGGCTCGAGAAGCCGCACAGAGCTTCCGCGCACTGCCGCCGctggcctctcccagcctgtgccAGCCCCCAGGAACCCGCGTCCAGCCACCCAGTCCAGCTACCGCCGCGGACAGCGCGCCGCTCGCTGCAGCGAGGCCCGGGGCGGCCCCGCAGGGACCCCCTCAGACCGCCCGGGCCGGCCGGATGTGCACTAAAATGGAACAGCCCTTCTACCACGACGACTCATACGCAGCGGCGGGATACGGCCGGACTCCTGGCGGCCTCTCTCTACACGACTACAAACTCCTGAAACCCAGCCTGGCGCTCAACCTGGCCGACCCCTACCGAAATCTCAAAGCACCCGGGGCGCGGGGTCCCGGCCCAGAGGGCAGCGGTGGCGGCAGCTACTTTTCCGGCCAGGGCTCAGACACAGGCGCGTCGCTCAAGCTCGCCTCATCGGAGCTGGAGCGCCTGATCGTCCCCAACAGCAACGGCGTGATCACGACAACGCCCACGCCTCCGGGACAGTACTTTTACCCCCGCGGGGGTGGCAGCGGTGGAGGTGCGGGGGGCGCAGGGGGCGGCGTCACCGAGGAGCAGGAAGGCTTCGCCGACGGCTTTGTAAAAGCCCTGGACGACCTGCACAAGATGAACCACGTGACACCCCCCAACGTGTCCCTGGGCGCCAGCGGGGGTCCCCCGGCCGGGCCCGCGGGTGTCTACGCCGGCCCGGAGCCGCCTCCCGTCTACACCAACCTCAGCAGCTATTCTCCAGCCTCTGCGCCCTCCGGAGGCGCCGGGACCGCCGTCGGCACTGGGAGCTCATACCCGACGGCCACCATCAGCTACCTCCCACACGCGCCGCCCTTCGCCGGTGGCCACCCTGCGCAGCTGGGCCTGGGTCGCGGCGCCTCCACCTTCAAGGAGGAACCGCAGACCGTGCCTGAGGCGCGCAGTCGCGACGCCACGCCGCCAGTGTCCCCCATCAACATGGAAGACCAGGAGCGCATCAAAGTAGAGCGCAAGCGGCTGCGGAACCGGCTGGCGGCCACTAAGTGCCGGAAGCGGAAGCTGGAGCGTATCGCGCGCCTGGAGGACAAGGTGAAGACACTCAAGGCCGAGAACGCGGGGCTGTCCAGCACTGCCGGCCTCCTCCGGGAGCAGGTGGCCCAGCTCAAACAGAAGGTCATGACCCACGTCAGCAACGGCTGCCAGCTGCTGCTTGGGGTCAAGGGACACGCCTTCTGAGCGCCCCCCCATACCCCCTCCTTACGGACATTTCCCCAGCCTGGACGGCTGGGCGCCCGCCTCCCATGGGGCAAGGGGGCAGGCGGTGGGCACCGGCCTTGGGACCTGGGGGCGCCGCAAACCACACTGGACTCCTGCTCGCCCGCTCTGCGCCCAGTCCTTCCACCTCGACGTTTACAAGCCCCCCTTCCAcgttttttgtatgtttttttttcttgctggaaAGACTCAATTCATATTGGAtataatatatttgtgtatttaacagggaggggaggagggggcgatGGCGGCGGAGCTGGCCCCGCCGCCTGGTACTCAAGCCCGCGGGGATACTGGGGAGGGGACCtccgccccctgccctccccctctgcAACGTACTGTGGAAAAGAAACACGCACTTGTTATCTAAAGAGTttattttgatgtgtttgtgtgtgtgtgtgcgtttgttgTTCGGACTTTTTATTGAATCtatttaagtaaagaaaaaaaaggttctttattaatttctgttgtctttttttccaACCCGGGCGGGCGGAGGGAAGAGTACTGGGCGGCCCCCATCCCACTGCTGTTTGTGCCTCGTTCTAGTACGTGTCATCCTCGCCAGCTCTGTTCAGGCATCTTGCGGCCCCACTTCAGGTGTCCAACCCTTCTTGCGTCCCCTCATTTTCCAGGTTGGGAGGTCCAGCGCGGTTACGCGGTCCAGCCAGCCAGCACCAGAGGCCGGGATGCCTGGGGCGAAACGCGCAGTGCGCGGGCGCGGCCCCGCCCAGCCGCGCGCGCCGGGGCTTTCCCCGCTGACGCAGCGGAAGCGCTGTCCAAACATGGGCCGATTCTGCCCAGTGACGCGACGGCGGTCTCCGGGCAGATTCCGGGAATCCCCTCCCCCGCTCTGCCGGGCAGGGCCGCGGCGCCGGGAAGGGGGCCGGGATTTTCCCAGGCAGAAGGCTGCCGAGGCCCGGaaagccccaggcctgggtccaGAGAGTCCGCGGTGGGCGGGCCGCGCTCCTGAGCTCTGGGAGCCACCCCAGATTCTCCCCACATCGGGCTGGCGCCTGGGCCCTGTCGCGCCCACGCCTGCTCCGTCTGACCTGACCCGGGCGGGGGGTTGCAGTTGCCTGCGCGTCGTGACTGCCGcggtccccccacccccgccaggaAGGGCGGTGCCCGTCTGCCAGTTTCCCCTCCCGGGTGCCAGGCCTGGAGCGGGGCGACTGCCAGGTCTGGTCCTGCCGGGGCGGCTGCTTGGGCCGccgggcgccgccgccgccgccgccgccgccctcgcATGGGGCTGCTTCCCCCGTAGCTGGGACGGGTGGAGGGAGGCTGGTGAGCCCCGAGGGGGTCTGGTTGGCTTTGGAGCTGGAGGCCCCCAGAGCAGCAGAGGGAAACACAGGCCAAGAAACCAGGCCACAGGGGCGAGGTGGGTTAAAACAGAcgctttattaattcatttataaaatactgaacAACCTGGCCTTGGTGTCAATCTTGGACCAGggcagacagacaataaacaagcaaacatgATTCGGAGATGGTGGTAAGTGCTAGGAAGAGAAAAAACTGGTCAAAGTAGTAGTGATGGGGCAGGAGAGGTGAGCTGCTTTGAGCTGAGAATGGATGGGGAATATGAACCTTTAATGAAGTGATTTTTCAGATTTGAAGTCAAGCCCCGAGAATCCTGAGTAACAGctctctgggcagagggaacggCACATGCAAAGTTCCTGTGGCCTGAACAAATCAGCCTGTTAAAGAACAGCAAGAAGCCAGTGTGCTGCAATGGAGTGAACCAGGAAGGGAGAGATGAGGTCAGGGAAGATCACGCAGGGCCTTGGGGAGTGTAGATAAAACTCCAAGGCTGAGAAGAGTGACCTTGGAGCATATTAGGGTGGGTAGCAATATTAATAATGGGCCTATGGATTAAATACACATATCAATCTTGTTCTGTGGAAGGAAATGGGGGCTTAGAGTGGTAAAGCCACTCCCCTGAACATGCACAGCATCAAACTGCACTCCTTCTAACACTGTCTTGCTCCTAACACCTGCCTTCCAGCTTCACTCTCATCCTTCCACTCCCGGGGCAGATGGAAAGCCCTTCCAATCTGGGGTGGGGCAGAACTTGCAGGAGGGACTATGTGTGTACATCAAGTTCCCACTCTTGGTTCTGCTCTCAGGATTGAGTCCCCACCTTCTTTCAGCCCCAGGGACCTGGTCCTAATAACCATTAACAGGGCCCTGAGCTTCACATACTTTTAGATCCCTTTTAACGTGTATAGTGATGTGGGTTGGTTGTCTTTATTCCCAATTTGCTGTTGAAGAGACCCAGGGAAGATCACAGCTCTTAAGAGGCATTTGAACCCAA comes from the Camelus dromedarius isolate mCamDro1 chromosome 27, mCamDro1.pat, whole genome shotgun sequence genome and includes:
- the JUNB gene encoding transcription factor JunB, producing MCTKMEQPFYHDDSYAAAGYGRTPGGLSLHDYKLLKPSLALNLADPYRNLKAPGARGPGPEGSGGGSYFSGQGSDTGASLKLASSELERLIVPNSNGVITTTPTPPGQYFYPRGGGSGGGAGGAGGGVTEEQEGFADGFVKALDDLHKMNHVTPPNVSLGASGGPPAGPAGVYAGPEPPPVYTNLSSYSPASAPSGGAGTAVGTGSSYPTATISYLPHAPPFAGGHPAQLGLGRGASTFKEEPQTVPEARSRDATPPVSPINMEDQERIKVERKRLRNRLAATKCRKRKLERIARLEDKVKTLKAENAGLSSTAGLLREQVAQLKQKVMTHVSNGCQLLLGVKGHAF